GGATGATGCTTCAAGAGGGTCAATCCCTCTTCGCCCGATTGGGCCGTCAGGACGTCCACGGGTTCTTCCATCAACATCCGTTTTAAGGATCGGAGGATGTTGGGCTCATCATCCACCAGAAGAACCCGAGCCGACCTTTCTGGCAGATTTCCTGTCCATCCCGTCGTTCCTTCGTTTCTCAACCCTTCTGCCATCGGATTCTCCCCCACCGTCCCTCCACGACCTTTAACCTTTGAGGGGCTCCCAATCGAAAACCATGACGATCCCCTCCTGCTCCGACCGAACCTTGATCAGTTCCCCCTTGACCCTCACCAGGAAACCTTCCTCTAACAAACAACCGGAGAACGCTCCATCCGTTAGGATCTTTTCGATCATTTCGTTGACTTCTGTCGGAAACACATGGTTTCTATGGATCCCGGAGGAAAATTTTCCATTTTTTCCGAACCGTTCTGCCCCTTTTTTATTACACTGGGTGACCCTCCCATTTAAGTCGAGGCCGATCACGGCGATCGGAAGGGAATCCAAGATGTTTTGATAGGCCTGGAGCGCGTGGTTTTGAGCGAGGAGTTCGGCGGTTTTTTCCTGGACGAGACGATGGAGGTTTTCGTTCACTTCCTGAAGTTCCCGATTTTTCCGTCTCAATTCCTCTGAGAGTCGGAGGTTCTGTTGTTGGAGGTTATACCATTCCACCGCCTTCGCCAAGGTGGTTTTTAGCTCGTCCACGTTCCACGGTTTGGGGATGAATTTGTAGATCTGTCCCTCGTTGATGGCCGAGACGACCGCCTCTGCATCCGCATATCCTGAAAGCACCATCCTAACCGTATGCGGCCATTTTTCCCGAACGGCCTTAAGGAAATCGACCCCGTTCATCCCCGGCATGCGATAATCCGAGATCACCACGTGGATGGGGGATTGATTTTCGAGGAGGTTTAGCCCCTCTTCGCCAGAGGTGGCGGTCAGCAGTTGATACTCTGGGAGGCACAGGAAGACGCGAGCGAGAGCCTGGAGGATACTTTTTTCGTCGTCTACGCACAGGATATGGACCTTTTCTCCCACATCAACGCTCCTTCACCATGGGCAATCGGATGAAAAAGGTCGTCCCTTTGCCCACCTCGCTCTGAACGGTAATCTCCCCTTGGTGCTTTTTTACAATCTCATAAACAATGCTTAGCCCCAATCCGGTCCCCTTTCCCACTTCCTTGGTGGTGAAGAAGGGTTCAAAGATCTTCGAGAGATTTTCCTCGGGGATGCCACATCCCGTATCCGAGATGGCGATGAAGATGGCCTCGTCCTCCACCCAGGTTTTGATGGTGATCTCGCCCTGTTTGTCAATGGCCTGAGCCCCGTTGACCAGAAGATTCACAAAGACCTGATTCAGCTGCTGAGGGTAACATTTAATCCGGGGGAGAACGCCGAAATCTTTTTTCAGAGTCACTTTATATTTCAATTCATTCCATACGAGATGGAGGGTGCTCTCGATACATTCATTGATATCGGCGTATTTGTAGTCCGCCTCATCTACTCTCGCGAAAGTCTTGAGGCCCTGAACGATCTTCCGCACCCTTTCGGCGCCCTCCAGAGATTCCCGGATCAGATCTGGAAGATCGGCGAGGATAAAATCGATCTTGAAATCTTCCTTTAGGCGCCTCACGGATTCTTGTCGCTCCAGAGAGCCCGGGGAGGCGATGGCTTCGCATTGGACCTGGATGAATTCGCTTAACCGGTTCGCATATTTTTCGAGGGTTCCGAGGTTGCTCGAGATGAAGGCCATGGGATTGTTAATTTCGTGAGCAACCCCCGCGGCCAACAAGCCAATAGAGGCCATTTTCTCCTGGTGGAGGACTTTGGCCTGGGTGTCCTTCAACTCCCGATAAGCCTTCTGCAACTCCTTATTCTTCGTTTCCAGAAGTTGCATCATCTTGATGAACTGCTCGCTGATCTGATAGACGGGATCGGAAAGGGACTGGCGGTAGACCTCACAGTCGAGACACTGGGTGCAAAGAGAGGGGATGGGGGGAGGCACTTTGGATTGGCTCTCCATCCCGACGATTTCCCAACATTTCAACGCCCCCTGACCGAAGCAAGGGCAAAGGCGATTCTCGCAATTCAAGATTTCATAACATTTTTTCAGGTGAGGATTGGTTGGGTCCGGTCTGAACCCTTTTTCTTGCATCACCTGGTGAATCATCGAGGAGATGGTGTTAAGGGCTTGTTGGAGCTTAATCCTGTTCTCTTCGACCTCAAAATTTTTTACCTTCAGGGTCTCCGCAATCCGTTTGAGCTCCGTGACGTCGTGA
This is a stretch of genomic DNA from Thermodesulfobacteriota bacterium. It encodes these proteins:
- a CDS encoding response regulator, with the translated sequence MGEKVHILCVDDEKSILQALARVFLCLPEYQLLTATSGEEGLNLLENQSPIHVVISDYRMPGMNGVDFLKAVREKWPHTVRMVLSGYADAEAVVSAINEGQIYKFIPKPWNVDELKTTLAKAVEWYNLQQQNLRLSEELRRKNRELQEVNENLHRLVQEKTAELLAQNHALQAYQNILDSLPIAVIGLDLNGRVTQCNKKGAERFGKNGKFSSGIHRNHVFPTEVNEMIEKILTDGAFSGCLLEEGFLVRVKGELIKVRSEQEGIVMVFDWEPLKG